A region of the Bacteroidales bacterium genome:
TTAGATAAATACGATATGCTTAAAGGTTTGACAAAGGGAGGTACTTTCTTACTAAACAGCGTTTGGGATGTTGAGGAGACAAAAGAGAAATTGCCAAATGAAGTGAAAAAGTATATGGCTGATAATCAGATAAACTTCTACATTATCAACGCAACTGCTATTGCAGAGGAGATTGGATTAGGCCACCGTACAAATACTATTATGCAATCAGCATTCTTTAAAATCTCTAACGTAATACCTTACGATAAAGCTGTTGACGAAATGAAAGATTTTGTTCGTAAGAGTTTTTCACGTAGAGGCGAAGAGGTTGTTGCAATGAACAATAAAGCTATTGACCGAGGTGGCAACGTCACCAAAGTTGAGGTTCCAGCCGAGTGGTCAAAACTACCTCCTACAAAGGTTGAAGCTAAAGCCGATGTTCCAAAATTTGTGAAAGATGTTGTATTGCCGATTATTGCACAAAAAGGTGATGATCTTCCAGTTAGCGCATTCACAGGTCGTGAAGATGGAACTTTCGATTCAGGTACCACGCAATACGAAAAACGAGGTATTGCAGTAGATGTACCCGAGTGGCTACCGGAAAACTGTATCCAATGTAACCAATGTTCATTCGTATGTCCGCATGCAGCTATTCGTCCATTTTTGTTAGACGAAAAAGAGTTGGCTAAAGCACCAAAAGATACCAAAACAATTAAAGCTAACGGTAAAGGATATGAAGGTTTGCAGTTTAGAATGCAAGTTAGCCCATTAGATTGTACAGGTTGTGGTAACTGCGTTGATGTTTGTCCGTCTAAGACAAAAGCATTGATTATGAAGCCACTAGAAACTCAAGATGCAGAAATCGAACGTTGGGACTATGCAGCTAAAAATGTAACTTATAAAGATAATATCACTCCAAAAGATACAAACGTAAAATCTACACAGTTTGCACGTCCATTGTTTGAATTCTCAGGCGCATGTGCAGGTTGTGGCGAAACACCATACATTAAGTTAATCACTCAACTATTCGGAGATCGTATGATGGTTGCTAACGCTACAGGTTGCTCGTCAATCTACGGTGGTTCAGCTCCAGCAATGCCATATTGTGTCAACTCTGAAGGACGTGGTCCAGCTTGGGCAAACTCGCTGTTTGAAGATAATGCCGAATTTGGCTTAGGTATGGCAACAGGAGTGCGCAATTTGCGTGAGCGTATTGCAAGCCTAATGCAAGATAATATGAATAAAGTTGTACCGGCAACTAAAACAGCTTTTGAAAACTGGATTGCAAATTACAGCAATGCAGAAAAAACTATAGAAACTTCAAAGGCAGTTGTAAGTGCATTACAAAACGAGAAACACGCTGTTGCAAAAGAGATTTTGGATTTAAAACAGTATTTAGAGAAAAAATCACAGTGGATTTTTGGTGGTGACGGTTGGGCTTATGATATAGGTTATGGCGGTTTAGACCACGTATTAGCTTCAGGCGAAGATGTAAACGTTCTTGTACTTGATACGGAGGTTTACTCTAATACTGGAGGTCAAGCTTCAAAATCAACTCCTATTGGTGCAGTTGCTAAATTTGCTGCTGCTGGTATGCGTATGCGCAAAAAAGACCTTGGTATGATGGCAATGAGCTACGGTTATGTTTATGTTGCACAAGTTGCAATGGGAGCAAGTCAAGCTCAGTATCTAAGAGTTTTAAGAGAGGCTGAAGCATATCCAGGTCCATCACTTATAATTGCTTACGCACCATGTATCGCTCATGGAATTAGAAGCGGAATGGGAACAACCCAACGTCAACAAATTCACGCTGTTGAAAGTGGATATTGGCACCTATATCGTTACAATCCACTATTGGAAAAAGAAGGGAAAAATCCTTTCCAATTAGACTCAAAAGAACCTAACTGGTCAAAATTCCAGGATTTCTTACATAGCGAAGTTCGTTATACATCATTAAAACAATCATTCCCAGAAGATGCAGCTGAATTATTTAAAGCTGCAGAGGAATCTGCAAAATGGCGCTATAACAGCTACAAACGCTTAGCAGAGCAGAAATATGAATAATTAACAATAAATATTTAAAAGGGGTCATCATGAAAATGACGACTCCTTTTAATTTATACAAACAACTTGTTTTCAAAATAATATATTTCAAACGCTCAAAAAATTATTTTTAATTATGACTTTAAAAGAAATTTTAGCAATCTCAGGACAACAAGGTCTATTCAAATTAGTAGCATCATCGAAAAGTGGTATAATCGTTGAAAGCTTGGATAGTGGTAAACGCATGTCGGTACCGACTACTACTAAAGCAAGCTCTTTGGAGGATATAGCTATATTTACTCTATCGGAAGATAAGCCTTTATACGAGATACTAATTGCCATTAAGGAAAAGCAACAATCTCAACAAGCCATAAGCCACAAATCGGAACCCGAAGCTATTAAACAATTCTTTGCAGAGGTAGTTCCCGAATTTGATCCTGCAAGAGTTTATTTTTCCGATATGAAGAAAATTATTAACTGGTACAATATTTTGCAAGCTAAGGATATGCTTGATATAGTTAAACCAAGTGAGGAGATAAAAGCGGAAACAGAAGAATCAAGCGAGGGGGCAGAAGAGAAGGCTGAGTAACAAAGTTTCGTGAATTTTATAACATTGGAAGGGAGAGGTATTAATAACTCTCCCTTTCGTTTTATATCGGGTTGTGTTCTGGAAATTAGAAATTGAAAATTGATACTACCTAAAAACCAGCAGTTCATTCTTTGTAATCTGCATTAGAAGCTAATTTTTTTACCTTTTGTAAAAATAGATGAGTGAAATATTAAGAAGAAGTGATAGATTTGAACTAACACCAAAAAATGGTTTAACAAAATATTTTATTTAGAGTAATCGTTGATTATATATAATACTTGCTAACTGTTTAACACTATAATTCTGTACTAAATGCGCTTGCTTTTATCATTAATCATAACTTTAAACTTATCAACACTGTTTTCTCAAAGTATTGATGTTCATGTTACTAACATTAGAAATAACAAAGGCAGTCTAGTTTTTGGAATTTTTAAAAATGAAGAGAATTATAAGAAAGAGGCACACGACATTGAGAAATCTGTAAAAAAAGAAGATATTAAGGATGGTGCAATAACCGTCACAATCCCGCTTAAACCCGGTACATACGGAGTAACCCTTCTTGATGATGAAAATGATGATGGAAAAATGAGCTACAATTTGGTAGGATTGCCCACTGAAGGATTTGGATTCTCTAACTACTACACAAGAGGATTCTCAAGACCAAAATATGATCAGTTTAAGATCGAAGTTATGGAGACAGACAACGATACCGTTTTTATAAAATTGAGATATATATTTTAATTCCAAACCCTTTCACGTAGAGACGCCATATTATGACGTCTCTACAACACATTTACTTTCAGCTATATAATACATCTATTTTTAACTTTAAAAACTTTTGACTATCATTGTTAATTGTTTTGGACGACCACAAATGGCGCCTTTATTTTCAACTTTATAAACTTTTAACTTTTAACTTCATCAATGGAGAAGGTTTTAATTAAAGGAAAAAACAGCGAATCAACTATATTAATCGGTGAAAGCATTAATAATTTAATAAACTATATTCCCAATAAACAAGTTTACATAATTACAGACCAAAATGTAAACAGACTGTACGAACAAAGCTTTCCATATTTTCCTAAATACGTTATTGAGACAGGCGAAGAGTCAAAAAACTTAGCTTCACTTGTAAAAATATATCAATGGTTATTAGATTCAGGAGCTGATAGAAACTCTTTTGTAGTTGGTATAGGAGGAGGCGTAGTTAGTGATATAGCCGGATTTATAGCCTCAACCTTTATGCGTGGTATCTCTTTTGGATTTGTAGCCACAACTCTGTTAGCGCAAGTTGATGCGAGTATTGGAGGGAAAAATGGAGTTAATTTAGACAACTACAAAAATATTATCGGGACATTCAATCTACCAAAGTTTGTAATTTGCGATATTTCGATGCTCAAAACTCTGTCAGGAGTGGAGTTGTCGAATGGTTTTGCAGAAATGATAAAACATTGTCTGATAGCAAGTTATTCAGATTTTGAATTTATGGAACAAAATGCTGATAAGTTAGTTAAGTGTGATATTGAGGTAATTACACCGCTATTGGCACGTTCAATTCAAATCAAAGCCGATATTGTAAACAACGACGAAAAAGAGACTGGATTGCGGAAAATATTAAACTTAGGACATACGTGGGGTCATGCAATAGAAAAAACAACTAATTTGCCTCATGGTCAAAGCGTTAGCTTAGGGTTAGAGTTTGCTGCCCGCTTTTCACGTAAACGCGAATTAGTCACAAACAGAGATTATATGAGGCTGATTGGTTTGTTGCGCTCATTCAGTTTGCCTGTTTGCTATAACATACATATGCCCGAAGTTTTTAATGCACTAACAAAAGATAAGAAGAAAAACGGCAGCGTAATAGATTTTATTTTTTTAAAGGGACTTGGGGATGTAATCATAGAAAAAATTAGTTTTGATGAAATAAAAGAGTTTGTTTTTGAAAAATAGCCTAACAGTATAAAATGCGCACAAACAGTAAAATTTGTATAGTTATAGGTAACCTAACCTACGAAAAAGCAATACAAGAAATTGAAAATATTTCATTTGCCGAGATACGAATGGACCTACTCAATTATACCGACCAGCAGTACCAAAATATATTTGCCAAACTAACAAACTCAATTGCAACCTATAGAGATAACGTTGATATACAAGATGTTGAAAAAAACTACACAACAGCAATTAAGAGTGGCTGTACTTATATAGATTTAGATGTAGAACTATCTGAAAATCTGCGTTTAAAGCTAATTGAAAAGGCTCGTAACAGTGGTTGCAAAGTAATTTTATCTTACCATAATTATACAAATACTCCAACTCTGCAGGAGTTAACTAAAATCGTAAACAATTTGTTTACAAAAGGTGCAGATGTTGTTAAAATTGCTTGTATGGCTAACGATCAGGCCGATTGTGCAAGAGTTTTAGGTTTATACGAAAATCATAAAAACTTGGTGGCTTTCTGTATGGGGAAACTTGGGCTAATTACACGTTTGACAGCCCCAATCATTGGTGCACCATATACTTACGCCTCAGTTTCGGATACAGAGATTGCACCCGGATTGCCAAGTTATAATCTGGTTAATGATTTTTTAGAAAAGTATAACGTCGATTGAACAAATATGCAGGCTTCCGCAAAAAAAATATTTGCCGTTTTTGGAAATCCGATTTTGCATAGTCGTAGTCCTCAGTTGTTTAATGCGGTTTTTGTACATGAGAATATCAACGCGCTTTATACTCGCATTCAGGCAACTAACGGCAAAGAGGTTGTTGATATTATTAAGAAACATAAAATCAGCGGAGCAAATATCACGACACCATTTAAAGAGACTGTTTTAGAATACGTTGATAGCATATCAGATGAAGCCAGGCAAATAGGCGGAATAAACGTTATTATCAATTCCAACGGAGCACTTTCAGGGCATAACACCGACCATATAGGAGTTACAACGTCATTAGAAAATATTACGGACTTAAAAACAGCGAATTGTCTCGTACTAGGCGCAGGCGCAGCAGCAAGAGCAGCTGTTTTTGGGCTGATACTGAAAGGCGCAAATGTTACAGTCGCCAACAGAACATTTGAAAAAGCGAAACAGATAGCTAAAACATTTAATTGTAAGGCTATTAGCTTAGACAAGTTGGAGCAATCTATTAGTAAAACCGATATAATTGTTTCATCACTTTTGCCACATGCAAATCCATTGCAGGGGATAATTTTACCCAAAAATCTAATTATATTAGATGCAAATTATCGTCGCTCAGGAGTAGCGGATTATGCCCTAAAACAAGAATGTAGGCTGATTTCAGGAAAAGAGTGGCTATTGTATCAGGCAATAGAAACATATAAGTTGTTTTTTGGCAAAGAGCCCGATAAATCAATTATGGAAAAGAAATTTAGTAGCAACTTAAATTCAGAAAATATTAATGCTTTAGCGTTAAATCCTAATGTAAAACATGTTGATTTTCAAGATGTTGATATTGCAATATATACGAGTTCAAACAACGAAGCTGAATTTAAAAAACGCTTAAATGAAGAAAAAAATCTGCTCATCAACGGTTAGGGGAACAGTTCAAGCACCTGCATCTAAAAGCGTTGCACAACGTGCGATTGCTTTGGCTGCGTTGGCTGAAGGCATATCAACAATAAAAAACGTTGGCAATAGCGAAGATGTTTTGGCAGCAATAAACGTTTGTAAACGTCTTGGAGCAGAAATTTCAGGCAATCACAAATTGCTAACTGTTAAAGGTGGATTGAAATTACCTACAGAAGTACTGAACTGTGGCGAATCGGGCTTATGTATCAGAATGTTTTCTCCTATTGTTGCTACGCTCAATAGCTCGGTTGCGATGACGGGAGAGGGAACTCTGAAAAAGCGTCCAATGCAGATGATTGCAGACTCGTTAACACAATTAGGTGCAATCTGCTTAACAAACGACGGTTTTTTGCCTCTCAAAATAAAAGGACCTATCAAAGGCGGAGAAATTAGCATTGACGGTTCCATTAGTTCTCAGGTACTTACAGGGCTTTTAATGGCTGCGCCTTTTGCAGAAACAGATACCATTATAAAAGTTGATAACCTAAAAAGCACTCCATATATTGACTTGACTATAAGCATAATGCAAGATTTTAGGGTGGATGTTACGAACATTAATTACGAAAAGTTCGTAATAAAAGCATCTCAAAAGTACCGTTCTGTTGACTATGAGGTTGAGGGAGACTGGAGCGGTGCTGCTTTCCTGTTGGTTGCAGGAGCAATTGCGGGCAAAATTGAAGTTACAAACCTTTCCTCAAATTCTTATCAAGCCGACCGCGCAATTATTGAGGCTTTAAAATTAGCAGGAGCTGATGTTGTTGTAAAACAAAACTCTGTTAAAGTTTTGAAAAACAGCCTTGTGGGATTTAACTTTGATGCTACCGATTGCCCAGACCTTTTTCCGCCTTTAGTAGCGTTAGCTGCTCATTGTCAAGGGGAAACAACAATCGTAGGCATCGACAGATTAAAAAACAAAGAGAGCGACAGAGCCACAACACTCAAACAGGAGTTCGAGAAACTTGGAATAAAAATCGAATTTGCCGACAACACAATGACAATATATGGCGCAAAACCTAAAAGCGGAAGCCTCTTTTCTCACGATGACCACAGAGTAGCAATGGCTTGTGCCACAGTTGCTATAAGCGG
Encoded here:
- the nifJ gene encoding pyruvate:ferredoxin (flavodoxin) oxidoreductase codes for the protein MSQKKKFITCDGNYAASYISYMFSEVAAIYPITPSSTMAEYIDEWAAGGQKNIFGRPVKVVEMQSEAGAAGAVHGSLQAGALTSTYTASQGLLLMIPNMYKIAGELLPATFHVSARSLAAQALSIFGDHSDVMSTRQTGFAMLATGSVQEIMDIAAVAHLAAIKSRVPFMHFFDGFRTSHEIQKVEAPVMEQLAGLIDQKALKAFRDNALNPEHPVTRGTAQNPDIYFQTREAANKFYDAVPDIVEHYMQELKKITGREYHPFTYYGAADATDIIIAMGSITDTIKEVIDYKIAKGKKVGLISVHLYRPFSAKYFFKVFPKSVKRITVLDRTKEPGANGDPLYLDIVELFKDKANAPVIVGGRYGLSSKDTTPAQMIAVFDNMAAKEPRNQFTVGINDDVTHRSLPLTTEVNVSPSGTYQAKFYGIGSDGTVGANKNSIKIIGDTTDKYCQAYFAYDSKKSGGITVSHLRFGDTPIRSPYLVTTPNFVACHVPSYLDKYDMLKGLTKGGTFLLNSVWDVEETKEKLPNEVKKYMADNQINFYIINATAIAEEIGLGHRTNTIMQSAFFKISNVIPYDKAVDEMKDFVRKSFSRRGEEVVAMNNKAIDRGGNVTKVEVPAEWSKLPPTKVEAKADVPKFVKDVVLPIIAQKGDDLPVSAFTGREDGTFDSGTTQYEKRGIAVDVPEWLPENCIQCNQCSFVCPHAAIRPFLLDEKELAKAPKDTKTIKANGKGYEGLQFRMQVSPLDCTGCGNCVDVCPSKTKALIMKPLETQDAEIERWDYAAKNVTYKDNITPKDTNVKSTQFARPLFEFSGACAGCGETPYIKLITQLFGDRMMVANATGCSSIYGGSAPAMPYCVNSEGRGPAWANSLFEDNAEFGLGMATGVRNLRERIASLMQDNMNKVVPATKTAFENWIANYSNAEKTIETSKAVVSALQNEKHAVAKEILDLKQYLEKKSQWIFGGDGWAYDIGYGGLDHVLASGEDVNVLVLDTEVYSNTGGQASKSTPIGAVAKFAAAGMRMRKKDLGMMAMSYGYVYVAQVAMGASQAQYLRVLREAEAYPGPSLIIAYAPCIAHGIRSGMGTTQRQQIHAVESGYWHLYRYNPLLEKEGKNPFQLDSKEPNWSKFQDFLHSEVRYTSLKQSFPEDAAELFKAAEESAKWRYNSYKRLAEQKYE
- a CDS encoding DUF5606 domain-containing protein; translated protein: MTLKEILAISGQQGLFKLVASSKSGIIVESLDSGKRMSVPTTTKASSLEDIAIFTLSEDKPLYEILIAIKEKQQSQQAISHKSEPEAIKQFFAEVVPEFDPARVYFSDMKKIINWYNILQAKDMLDIVKPSEEIKAETEESSEGAEEKAE
- a CDS encoding DUF2141 domain-containing protein, encoding MRLLLSLIITLNLSTLFSQSIDVHVTNIRNNKGSLVFGIFKNEENYKKEAHDIEKSVKKEDIKDGAITVTIPLKPGTYGVTLLDDENDDGKMSYNLVGLPTEGFGFSNYYTRGFSRPKYDQFKIEVMETDNDTVFIKLRYIF
- the aroB gene encoding 3-dehydroquinate synthase, whose product is MEKVLIKGKNSESTILIGESINNLINYIPNKQVYIITDQNVNRLYEQSFPYFPKYVIETGEESKNLASLVKIYQWLLDSGADRNSFVVGIGGGVVSDIAGFIASTFMRGISFGFVATTLLAQVDASIGGKNGVNLDNYKNIIGTFNLPKFVICDISMLKTLSGVELSNGFAEMIKHCLIASYSDFEFMEQNADKLVKCDIEVITPLLARSIQIKADIVNNDEKETGLRKILNLGHTWGHAIEKTTNLPHGQSVSLGLEFAARFSRKRELVTNRDYMRLIGLLRSFSLPVCYNIHMPEVFNALTKDKKKNGSVIDFIFLKGLGDVIIEKISFDEIKEFVFEK
- a CDS encoding type I 3-dehydroquinate dehydratase encodes the protein MRTNSKICIVIGNLTYEKAIQEIENISFAEIRMDLLNYTDQQYQNIFAKLTNSIATYRDNVDIQDVEKNYTTAIKSGCTYIDLDVELSENLRLKLIEKARNSGCKVILSYHNYTNTPTLQELTKIVNNLFTKGADVVKIACMANDQADCARVLGLYENHKNLVAFCMGKLGLITRLTAPIIGAPYTYASVSDTEIAPGLPSYNLVNDFLEKYNVD
- a CDS encoding NAD(P)-binding domain-containing protein — translated: MQASAKKIFAVFGNPILHSRSPQLFNAVFVHENINALYTRIQATNGKEVVDIIKKHKISGANITTPFKETVLEYVDSISDEARQIGGINVIINSNGALSGHNTDHIGVTTSLENITDLKTANCLVLGAGAAARAAVFGLILKGANVTVANRTFEKAKQIAKTFNCKAISLDKLEQSISKTDIIVSSLLPHANPLQGIILPKNLIILDANYRRSGVADYALKQECRLISGKEWLLYQAIETYKLFFGKEPDKSIMEKKFSSNLNSENINALALNPNVKHVDFQDVDIAIYTSSNNEAEFKKRLNEEKNLLING
- the aroA gene encoding 3-phosphoshikimate 1-carboxyvinyltransferase, with protein sequence MKKKICSSTVRGTVQAPASKSVAQRAIALAALAEGISTIKNVGNSEDVLAAINVCKRLGAEISGNHKLLTVKGGLKLPTEVLNCGESGLCIRMFSPIVATLNSSVAMTGEGTLKKRPMQMIADSLTQLGAICLTNDGFLPLKIKGPIKGGEISIDGSISSQVLTGLLMAAPFAETDTIIKVDNLKSTPYIDLTISIMQDFRVDVTNINYEKFVIKASQKYRSVDYEVEGDWSGAAFLLVAGAIAGKIEVTNLSSNSYQADRAIIEALKLAGADVVVKQNSVKVLKNSLVGFNFDATDCPDLFPPLVALAAHCQGETTIVGIDRLKNKESDRATTLKQEFEKLGIKIEFADNTMTIYGAKPKSGSLFSHDDHRVAMACATVAISGNCTVEIENAEAVNKSYPNFFDDLKTITQ